In Vespula pensylvanica isolate Volc-1 chromosome 2, ASM1446617v1, whole genome shotgun sequence, the genomic window catacatacatagatatgtcaTCATATGTACGTATCGAATATGATCTATATAACGACCATATTCACGAGATATTATAAAGTAACGTTTACTTTGTATAATCTATGcgagaacaagaagaaaaatcacaaaatacaaggaaaataattttctcgtcTATTGTTTTCCtgcgtttaaaaataatatcgaatgttCTACAACGACATTATGGGTATGTTTCATtgtaattctatttttctctttaatctttattttttgttaacctttcattttatttatttatttttctttcttaataccGAAGaagacagatatatatgtatttcagAAATTTATAGGTTTATTGATCATTTTCAGAAAATTGTAAGTCGCAATCATTATACCGATCTGTGACCAATTAAAATGACCGATCAAGATCGATAATCATCACGTAGATAGTAACTTCTACGAGAAACgagatatattcttctttttctactttttctttttcttctcctttaatCAATCATTGAAACGTTCGCGGTTTTATTTCACGGTTATAAGAATACaaagtatgtatttttaaataaatgcaaaaaacTAAATCTAGTCTTGATGATCATATATAATccgtagaaataattatatattagctTTTACTGAAGTAACTTCGTATTGTAATtgtaaagaggaaaataaatggaCAATTCTCGAAGACGTTTTTTAATTTGACTTGTCGACGATCGTCCTCAACAGGATAAATAACAGGTAAAATCGAATCGTTCACCGAATGAGAGACTAGAGACGACCTTGAATTTGCTTGACTATCTTTCTCGACCTTTTCGACATTATATACGATGTATATTTGCTCAGGAGTCAAGTTAAAATCGATGATCGTATTCAAcgaaatgtatttataattaccgTATCTTGACAGTGATTTATGAAATAAGGGACATTTCGATGTATAAGAATCTTCTTAATAAATCCATCGAcacttttgtttttgtttataatttcttatctaaTCAGTTGCGAGTTTGCAAgtcaaagaaaagattaaaaaagaaaaaaaaaaaaagaaaagaaaacaaaatcacAAAAGGTCACAGTACAGGTTAAATTCCAGGATTTTCGTCAAACgattaagaaatagaaaattatcgaCTTTCTCGATAGATAGGATGGAttggatatgtatgtatgtgtatatatgtatgtatctatgtatataactcGTTAATCGTATCATACTTTCTCTtgtctttatataataaaattatggcGTAATTACTCGTTGGTTCTTGTGACAGTCGTTATGCCTTTCAACGTGAAGAAAAAACATCGTttagttaaaaagaaagagaaccaagagtaacaagagaaaaaaaataagacggTATGATTCAAGCATGTTCATTCGACTTTCACGTCACGTACGATCTTACCAACAGTTCATTTACGCGCTATGACCCGTATACAACGAAAAGGATACGTAAAATTATTgacttatattttatgaaagtacgtacaatatataggtatctatatatacagacatactCTCTGTGGATCGAGGCGTATCACTTTTTTCATGCGAATACTCCCTGAACAAAATGATAATACTCGTGtgctatttttaatttcttacgttttaattatattagcttaaaaattgtaaataataatttaatcctTACGTCctgcgtatgtacgtataagaaaagataatatacaCGCATGCCAGGCCGTTACCCGGATCTATCGTTACGAATCGATGCGAACAAAGGTACGTGATCTgtcttttaattcgattaacttattctttttttctagctTCGAATACTTTTCCAATGACGTagttcaaagaaagaaagaaagaaagaaagagatagagagagagagagagagatatttcttctctcttactccaaattttccatttcttttctgtttttaatgatatatatttttgttctttattttcgtttctttatttacgaACGTAGAAATTTCTCGGTATATAATCTCGGCTTATTTATTATGCTCGTCGAACAAACATCATATCGATATCATTCGGTACAAAAGTAAAATCATCGAACGAGAGATAGGAGCAACGTCGTAATAACATCAACACGATGTAATCGTTCATTCTGcgctttttcatttaaaaatacgtacacacgtatgtatgtatgtatgttcaaaccaaaaagaaaaaaaaaattattaaatatataagaaacatCAGCGAAGTTGCATAAcaacatttttattgaatctgaatttatatatctactctCAAAGTGCAGAAAGTTGGCGTAGAAAATAACAAAGGCAATGAATATTGGCTTATCATTTGAGAGAGGaagcattatttttatctgtaaAGCTACGAAACAAGCTATTTCCGATTTTAGATACATTCGACAACGTAAACATTTCTACTTGGCAGACTACTAGCatccatttttcatttttttttttcttcttttccccttAATATTCatgttgatttttcttttttctcatagtGGATCCCGAGATCATAGATAACGTACGATGATCATCACAATCtggttaatttttttccttgcgCTCTCAACGACCAATACTATTGCTTCTCAATGTAAAGGAGATCAGAATTGCACATGCCAGCCAACTTATTCGAACGAGATTGAAATTTATTGCCAAGCTGAGAATAATTCGGAATTCATCTTAAACATTCATCCAAAGGATTACTTGCAGGTATATACTCGTTAGAATGTTATTCTTATGTAAAACAAGTCTGTTGTTTCGttcgtaaattatttaaaccaTCGTACGTTATAAATACTGAGAAATATCAGTATTAGAATTAAAAGTATAGAATTAGTAGTATTTAAGAATTTCattgaacaaatattttatcgtattataaaatatcttataaaagtaattaataatcgatcgatttttcattctctttgaCTAAAATTTGATGACAAATCAACAGATAACTTGTCAAAATTGGGAAAGATGggaaaattttcgttttacgAGCACACTACCTGGAAAGGAATTAAATTCACTGCTCTTCCGAATATGTGGATTATCAAACAACGTCAGTTTAGGAGATGTGGCCAAACAAATGGGAGTGGAAACCGTCAACAGCCTTCTCTTTCAATCATTCAATAATCTTGGTGACACATTAACGAGAAAACAACTTCAAGGTTTTCCTATggtgaaaaaattaatcttgtCTAATAATGGTTTCTCGAAAGTCCCAAAGGATTTGTTGATGGACTTTCCCGAATTAGAACGTCTTGATCTGCATGAAAATCGTCTCGAATTACCACTTGGTATTTTCGATTTCACTCCGAAACTTAAAGAACTCGAATTAGGTAATAATGGAATGAAGACGATCAAAGCTGGGATGTttgataaattagaaaaacttaattttttaaatatttgggGAAATCAATTGACGGAAATCGAAACAGGACTGTTCGACAAATTAATCTTATTACAATCATTGGATCTAAGCAGGAATAAATTAGTGACACTATCGCCGAACGTTTTTGATGGATTAAAGAAATTAGAGAaacttcatctttcttttaataatttctcttccCTACCGGAAGGGTTGTTTAGTCGGAACAAAGCATTACAAACAGTAAAGTTGATCGACAATCACAGGAATTTGACCAGTTTACCTGACAATCTTTTTGCAAATTTGACGAAGCTCGAACTGGTCTTgctgaaaaaaaatggattgaGAATTCTACCAGAAAATTTATTCTGGGGTGCGTCgtcgttgaaaaatatcagCCTAGATAGTAACTTCCTTGTTACTCTACCAAAGAATATCTTTAAAGGTctagaaaatgttgaaaaactCGAATTGAATTTCAACGATATTGTAACTCTTCCTGATAAAATCTTTTACGACATGAACAAATTGATTAAACTCGATTTGTCTATGAATCGTATGGTTTCTATATCTCGGTACGTTATTTTAcagtttatataattttttttcttctcttttttatttttttgtttaacaaattaaatatctttcagGCATCTATTCGACGGCTTGAAGTCCCTAACCGAACTGaacatggaaaaaaataaattaaaaactattGACAGTAACACTTTTACTCACGTAAGAAATCTACGAATTGCTAAATTCTCTCACAACGAACTTATGTTGAATTCATCCGAATATCAGAACGTTGATCTGTCACCTTTTTATAAATGTGATTTGCTAGAggaattatatttatccaaCAATAATATATCGCAAATATACAGCGATTGGTCAATAAGTGCTAcgaatttacaattattagaTCTCAGTTACAACGATATTAACATCATATCGGTAAATATCACCTATCAACttcaatataaattctaaAGTACTTCATTAATCGAAATGataagatcgaaaaagaaaaaaaaaaaactttttgatTTGAATAATCAttcttttatgttatttatctttttttctctctctatagaTGGAAGATTTGCAATTTGTGTCGAACAAAATTAAAGTCAATCtgagttataataaaataagacacATTTTATTGGGCCAAGCCGAAAATATTGCAAGTTTTCAAGAGACTCCACGAGACGTGATTATTCACGTCGAACATAATCCCTTACTCTGTGATTGTAATTTGTACGAATTTTTGCGTTTTCTCGAAGGTAGAATGCACCCAAACGTTCAAAATTACTTTCACATTATAACAGGAAATTTAACGTGCATCGAACCAAATGGAGTGGACGAAATAGAAATTAGTCGATTGCATTCAAAGACT contains:
- the LOC122627017 gene encoding protein toll, with product MIITIWLIFFLALSTTNTIASQCKGDQNCTCQPTYSNEIEIYCQAENNSEFILNIHPKDYLQITCQNWERWENFRFTSTLPGKELNSLLFRICGLSNNVSLGDVAKQMGVETVNSLLFQSFNNLGDTLTRKQLQGFPMVKKLILSNNGFSKVPKDLLMDFPELERLDLHENRLELPLGIFDFTPKLKELELGNNGMKTIKAGMFDKLEKLNFLNIWGNQLTEIETGLFDKLILLQSLDLSRNKLVTLSPNVFDGLKKLEKLHLSFNNFSSLPEGLFSRNKALQTVKLIDNHRNLTSLPDNLFANLTKLELVLLKKNGLRILPENLFWGASSLKNISLDSNFLVTLPKNIFKGLENVEKLELNFNDIVTLPDKIFYDMNKLIKLDLSMNRMVSISRHLFDGLKSLTELNMEKNKLKTIDSNTFTHVRNLRIAKFSHNELMLNSSEYQNVDLSPFYKCDLLEELYLSNNNISQIYSDWSISATNLQLLDLSYNDINIISMEDLQFVSNKIKVNLSYNKIRHILLGQAENIASFQETPRDVIIHVEHNPLLCDCNLYEFLRFLEGRMHPNVQNYFHIITGNLTCIEPNGVDEIEISRLHSKTLKCVEEEHLYVKSKCPIGCVCWIIPEDKTRLIDCSYKNFSELLIDKTGMNNLKPVKDYHIKLNMTGNTLTEIPSIELLGSEYVTDLILSNNNIIKISLNKLPKNLQVLELDNNNISRINLDVLDYLKNSTSLKKLTLHKNPWKCDCDARDLLSFIQSKLIDIPDLGKVTCNNKNISMLEMTINDFCPVETVIIVGISFTIALLCLFIGGLVALYYRYQREIKVWLYARQFCLWFVTEDELDKDKIYDAFISYSHKDEEFVVNELVPKLESGSRPYKLCLHYRDWLAGEWIPTQITRSVEQSRRTIVIVSPNFLESVWGAMEFRAAHRQAMSEGRARVILILYGDIGPTDNLDAEFKAYISMNTYVKWGDPWFWDKLRYALPHPPELRRNLVKKKIFEKHYPCIQINGEKKELIYPFGILDTSPAVTTPPADSLKVFICDQNDKDPYVNSDENEITKLNDSNRFNIVPECEAIHINLINKIQCTTV